One Heliomicrobium gestii genomic region harbors:
- a CDS encoding flagellar protein FlaG: protein MEIGTNGMAFSSISPVGANVPVNSGSPQPSKGNGDDTAVQPEVEKKPGQEKTTPDKTSSALQEEVKQKLEKKVNHLNDMMEPFNSHLKFEIHKETGNIMVQIIDNRNDKVIKEIPPKKLLDIAAAIQEVVGLFVDKRV, encoded by the coding sequence GTGGAAATCGGGACGAATGGGATGGCTTTCTCTTCAATCTCTCCCGTGGGAGCAAATGTTCCCGTGAACAGCGGCAGTCCTCAGCCTTCCAAAGGAAATGGGGATGACACGGCCGTTCAACCAGAGGTGGAGAAGAAGCCCGGACAAGAGAAGACGACACCGGATAAGACCAGCTCAGCCTTGCAAGAAGAGGTGAAGCAGAAGTTAGAGAAAAAGGTAAATCACCTCAATGACATGATGGAGCCCTTTAATTCCCATCTGAAGTTTGAAATTCATAAGGAAACCGGAAATATCATGGTTCAGATCATCGACAATCGCAACGATAAAGTAATTAAGGAGATTCCGCCGAAAAAACTGCTCGATATAGCGGCAGCGATTCAAGAAGTCGTCGGGCTTTTTGTGGATAAGCGGGTTTAG
- the csrA gene encoding carbon storage regulator CsrA, giving the protein MLVLTRKAGDTLLIGNDVEVVVLEVRGEQIKIGIRAPKDVRILRKEVLEAIEEANRAAAIAGNTDALARLVGGLAVPGKAEEK; this is encoded by the coding sequence ATGCTGGTGCTTACGCGCAAAGCCGGGGACACCCTGCTGATCGGGAATGACGTGGAGGTTGTTGTCCTCGAAGTTCGGGGGGAACAGATCAAAATCGGCATCCGGGCGCCCAAGGATGTGCGCATCCTGCGGAAAGAAGTTTTAGAAGCGATTGAAGAGGCGAACCGGGCCGCTGCCATCGCCGGAAACACAGATGCGTTGGCCCGCCTTGTCGGAGGGCTTGCTGTGCCAGGCAAGGCGGAAGAAAAATAA
- the flgL gene encoding flagellar hook-associated protein FlgL: protein MRITQAMMTNGFMRSLNSILGDMDKSEYQLTSGKKNRLPQDDPVGSVQTMTYRSAVLQTNKYLDNATEAGTWLDNTDTALNEVTSVIHRVRTLMEEANTDTATAESRQAIAEEVDQLVDHVSQIANTTVGGRYIFGGTNTGNPPAVVGGTGFYTWNGNDGEIAVEIDAKATVAINSIGKRIFADSSTGANDGLLNFLKSVSNTLKTGAQANNLGQLDKLADKVLEQQASVGARENRIEFTNNRLQNFKLTMTNTLAQVEDADMAQVITDFKTQESVYRSALSTGARVLQPSLVDFLR from the coding sequence GTGCGTATCACCCAGGCGATGATGACGAATGGGTTTATGCGGAGTCTCAATAGCATCTTGGGAGACATGGACAAATCGGAATACCAGCTGACCTCGGGAAAAAAGAACCGGTTGCCACAGGACGATCCCGTCGGGTCGGTGCAAACGATGACATACCGGAGCGCTGTCTTGCAGACAAACAAATACCTGGACAACGCGACGGAAGCCGGCACGTGGCTGGACAACACCGATACGGCCTTGAATGAAGTCACGAGTGTCATCCACCGGGTTCGCACCTTGATGGAAGAGGCCAATACGGACACGGCGACGGCCGAGTCCCGCCAGGCCATCGCGGAGGAAGTGGATCAGCTCGTCGACCATGTCAGCCAGATCGCCAATACCACCGTCGGCGGACGTTATATCTTCGGTGGAACCAATACGGGAAACCCTCCGGCCGTCGTGGGCGGAACGGGCTTTTACACATGGAACGGCAATGACGGAGAGATCGCTGTGGAGATTGACGCCAAGGCCACGGTGGCGATCAATTCCATCGGAAAGCGCATCTTTGCCGACAGCAGCACCGGCGCCAATGACGGTCTGCTCAACTTCCTTAAATCGGTATCGAATACCCTGAAGACAGGCGCTCAGGCGAACAATCTCGGTCAACTGGATAAGCTGGCCGACAAGGTGCTTGAGCAGCAGGCCTCTGTCGGCGCCCGCGAGAACCGGATTGAGTTTACCAACAACCGGCTCCAGAACTTCAAACTGACGATGACCAATACACTGGCTCAAGTCGAAGACGCCGATATGGCCCAGGTGATCACCGACTTTAAAACTCAGGAAAGCGTGTACCGCTCCGCCCTGTCGACGGGGGCGCGGGTCCTGCAGCCGAGCCTTGTGGACTTTCTCCGATAA
- a CDS encoding flagellin N-terminal helical domain-containing protein, with the protein MIINHNISSLNAQRQLGVTDFSMNKSLERLSSGLRINRAGDDAAGLAISEKMRGQINGLNQAVRNAQDAISLIQTAEGALNETHSILQRMRELSVQASNDTNVTADRNAIKTEINELQSELNRIAKTTEFNTQKLLSGGFSSKTFLIGANSGQTIQITITNVTANALGVSGTLSVSNTTKAQAAITSVNTAIATVSTMRSKLGAWQNRLEHTIANLNVASENLQAAESRVRDVDMAAEMSSFTRSQILSQAGTSMLAQANQKPQGVLSLLR; encoded by the coding sequence ATGATCATCAACCACAACATCAGCTCTTTGAACGCGCAACGGCAACTGGGTGTCACCGATTTTTCCATGAACAAGTCCCTGGAGCGGCTGTCTTCGGGCCTCCGCATCAACCGTGCTGGCGATGACGCTGCCGGCCTGGCCATCTCGGAAAAGATGCGCGGTCAGATCAACGGCTTGAATCAGGCTGTTCGGAACGCGCAAGACGCCATCTCGCTGATTCAAACGGCGGAAGGCGCCCTGAACGAAACGCACTCCATCCTGCAACGGATGCGTGAGCTGTCCGTTCAAGCCTCCAACGACACCAACGTCACCGCCGACCGCAACGCCATCAAGACGGAAATCAACGAACTGCAGAGCGAACTGAACCGGATCGCCAAGACGACCGAGTTCAACACACAGAAACTGCTCAGCGGCGGTTTTTCGAGCAAGACCTTCCTGATCGGCGCCAACAGCGGACAGACCATCCAAATCACCATCACCAACGTGACGGCCAACGCCCTCGGTGTCAGCGGCACCCTGAGCGTCAGCAACACAACCAAGGCTCAAGCGGCCATCACCTCCGTCAATACGGCCATCGCGACGGTTTCGACGATGCGGTCCAAACTGGGCGCCTGGCAGAACCGCCTCGAGCACACCATCGCCAACTTGAACGTGGCTTCGGAGAACCTGCAAGCGGCCGAATCCCGCGTCCGTGACGTTGACATGGCTGCCGAAATGTCCAGCTTCACCCGTAGCCAAATTCTCAGCCAGGCTGGCACTTCGATGCTGGCGCAAGCCAACCAGAAGCCCCAAGGCGTTCTCTCCCTGTTGCGGTAA
- a CDS encoding flagellin N-terminal helical domain-containing protein, with protein sequence MIINHNISSLNAQRQLGVTDFSMNKSLERLSSGLRINRAGDDAAGLAISEKMRGQINGLNQAVRNSQDAISLIQTAEGALNETHSILQRMRELSVQASNDTNVTADRNAIKTEINELQSELNRIANTTEFNTQKLLSGGFSSKTFLIGANSGQTITISITGVTATKLSVNSICVSDSSHAQNAITSVNNAIATVSTMRSKLGAWQNRLEHTIANLNVAAENLQAAESRVRDVDMASEMSNFTRTQILSQAGTSMLAQANQKPQGVLSLLR encoded by the coding sequence ATGATCATCAACCACAACATCAGTTCGCTGAATGCGCAACGTCAGCTGGGTGTCACCGATTTTTCCATGAACAAATCTCTTGAACGGCTTTCCTCAGGTCTGCGCATCAACCGCGCTGGTGACGATGCTGCCGGCCTGGCCATTTCAGAAAAAATGCGCGGCCAGATCAACGGCTTGAACCAGGCTGTTCGGAACTCCCAAGACGCCATCTCCCTGATCCAAACGGCAGAAGGCGCGCTGAACGAAACGCACTCCATTCTTCAGCGGATGCGTGAACTGTCTGTCCAGGCGTCGAACGACACCAACGTGACGGCTGATCGCAACGCCATCAAGACAGAAATCAACGAACTCCAGAGCGAACTGAACCGGATTGCCAATACGACCGAATTCAACACCCAAAAACTGCTGAGCGGCGGGTTCTCGAGCAAGACCTTCTTGATCGGCGCCAACAGCGGTCAAACGATCACCATCAGCATCACCGGTGTGACGGCGACCAAGCTGAGCGTGAACAGCATTTGCGTCAGCGACTCCTCGCACGCACAAAACGCCATCACCTCGGTGAACAATGCCATCGCCACCGTTTCCACGATGCGGTCAAAACTGGGCGCCTGGCAGAATCGCCTGGAGCACACGATTGCCAACCTGAATGTGGCTGCGGAAAACTTGCAAGCTGCCGAATCTCGGGTTCGGGACGTCGATATGGCTTCGGAAATGTCGAACTTCACTAGAACGCAGATCCTCAGCCAGGCCGGCACGTCCATGCTGGCGCAAGCCAACCAAAAACCGCAAGGCGTTCTCTCGCTCCTGCGCTAA
- a CDS encoding flagellin N-terminal helical domain-containing protein, producing the protein MIINHNISSLNAQRQLGVTDFSMNKSLERLSSGLRINRAGDDAAGLAISEKMRGQINGLNQAVRNSQDAISLMQTAEGALNETHSILQRMRELSVQASNDTNVTADRQAIKTEINELQSELNRIAQTTEFNTQKLLSGGFTNKTFLIGANSGQTITISITGVTSTKLSVNSICVSDSSHAQSAITSVNNAIATVSTMRSKLGAWQNRLEHTIANLNVASENLQAAESRVRDVDMANEMSGFTRSQILSQAGTSMLAQANQKPQGVLSLLR; encoded by the coding sequence ATGATCATCAACCACAACATCAGTTCGCTGAACGCGCAACGTCAGCTGGGTGTCACCGACTTTTCTATGAACAAGTCCCTGGAACGCCTCTCCTCGGGTCTCCGGATCAACCGCGCTGGCGATGACGCTGCCGGTTTGGCCATCTCGGAAAAGATGCGCGGCCAGATCAACGGCCTGAACCAAGCGGTGCGCAACTCCCAAGACGCCATCTCCCTGATGCAAACGGCGGAAGGCGCGCTGAATGAGACCCATAGCATCCTGCAACGGATGCGGGAGCTTTCCGTCCAGGCTTCGAACGATACGAACGTCACTGCGGACCGGCAGGCCATCAAAACAGAGATCAATGAATTACAGAGTGAACTAAACCGGATTGCTCAAACGACAGAGTTCAACACCCAAAAGCTGTTGAGCGGCGGTTTCACAAACAAGACCTTCCTCATCGGCGCCAATAGCGGTCAAACGATCACCATCAGCATCACCGGTGTGACGTCGACCAAGCTGAGCGTGAACAGCATCTGTGTCAGTGACTCCTCGCACGCGCAGAGCGCCATCACCTCGGTGAACAATGCCATCGCCACCGTTTCCACGATGCGGTCGAAACTGGGCGCCTGGCAGAATCGCCTCGAACACACCATCGCCAACTTGAACGTGGCTTCCGAAAACCTGCAAGCTGCCGAATCCCGTGTCCGCGATGTCGACATGGCCAATGAAATGTCTGGTTTTACGCGCAGTCAGATCCTCAGCCAGGCCGGCACGTCCATGCTGGCGCAAGCCAACCAGAAACCACAGGGCGTGCTGTCGTTGCTCCGTTAA
- a CDS encoding DUF6470 family protein: MNVPRIQIDQQFTRIQSHTQPRRFELTNTWAKLDAEHTNPRVELNRTPPRVLIDQTAARASVGYRTSNDLEEDFASRAMQYSYEHIARKAAEGDRIGAIENRSDPIPDIAWENAFPEGPELTIASLPGARPQFQYQPGRVDAQYVPGDIRYHVTPGRVQGDYQPSRVITEVVQKGYVKVIPPPPKLSLQV, encoded by the coding sequence ATGAATGTGCCGAGAATTCAAATCGATCAACAGTTCACCCGCATTCAGTCCCATACCCAACCGCGCCGGTTTGAACTGACCAACACGTGGGCCAAGCTGGATGCCGAGCATACCAATCCGCGCGTCGAGCTCAACCGCACACCGCCGCGGGTGCTGATCGATCAGACGGCGGCGCGGGCAAGTGTCGGATATCGCACCAGCAATGATCTCGAAGAGGATTTCGCCTCCCGGGCCATGCAGTACAGCTATGAGCACATCGCGCGCAAGGCGGCAGAAGGGGATCGCATCGGCGCCATTGAGAATCGAAGCGATCCGATTCCCGACATCGCCTGGGAGAACGCATTCCCGGAAGGCCCCGAGCTTACGATCGCCAGTTTGCCCGGCGCCCGTCCCCAGTTTCAGTATCAGCCCGGACGTGTAGACGCACAGTACGTGCCGGGTGATATCCGTTACCATGTGACGCCAGGGCGGGTGCAGGGAGATTACCAACCCAGCCGGGTGATCACCGAAGTGGTCCAGAAAGGGTATGTGAAAGTAATTCCGCCGCCGCCGAAATTGTCTCTTCAGGTCTAG
- a CDS encoding flagellin N-terminal helical domain-containing protein produces MIINHNISSLNAQRQLGVTDFSMNKSLERLSSGLRINRAGDDAAGLAISEKMRGQINGLNQAVRNAQDAISLIQTAEGALNETHSILQRMRELSVQASNDTNVTADRNAIKTEINELQSELNRIAKTTEFNTQKLLSGGFSAKTFLIGANSGQTIKITITNVTASALGVSGTLSVSNTTKAQAAITSVNTAIATVSTMRSKLGAWQNRLEHTIANLNVASENLQAAESRVRDVDMASEMSSFTRSQILSQAGTSMLAQANQKPQGVLSLLR; encoded by the coding sequence ATGATTATCAACCATAACATCAGTTCGCTGAACGCGCAACGCCAACTGGGCGTCACTGATTTTTCGATGAACAAATCCCTGGAACGGCTGTCTTCGGGCCTTCGCATCAACCGCGCTGGCGATGACGCCGCCGGTCTGGCTATTTCGGAAAAGATGCGTGGTCAGATCAACGGCTTGAACCAAGCTGTTCGGAACGCCCAAGACGCCATCTCGCTCATTCAAACGGCTGAAGGCGCCTTGAACGAAACGCACTCCATCCTGCAACGGATGCGTGAACTTTCTGTCCAAGCCTCCAACGACACCAACGTCACTGCTGACCGCAACGCCATCAAGACGGAAATCAACGAACTGCAGAGCGAACTGAACCGGATCGCCAAGACGACCGAGTTCAACACCCAGAAGCTGCTGAGCGGCGGCTTCTCTGCCAAGACCTTCCTGATCGGCGCCAACAGCGGTCAAACCATCAAAATCACCATCACCAACGTGACGGCCAGCGCCCTCGGTGTCAGCGGCACCCTGAGTGTCAGCAACACGACCAAGGCTCAAGCGGCCATCACTTCTGTCAATACGGCCATCGCGACGGTTTCGACGATGCGGTCCAAACTGGGCGCCTGGCAGAACCGCCTCGAGCACACCATCGCCAACCTGAACGTGGCTTCGGAAAACCTGCAAGCCGCCGAATCCCGCGTTCGTGACGTTGACATGGCTTCGGAAATGTCCAGCTTCACCCGCAGCCAGATTCTCAGCCAAGCCGGCACCTCCATGCTGGCGCAAGCGAACCAAAAACCCCAAGGCGTGCTGTCGCTCCTGCGGTAA
- the fliW gene encoding flagellar assembly protein FliW, with the protein MHSSRFGTVEYHPEDIIRFEEGLPGFEREKRFILIPYEDKGLFFFLRSLDNPDLEFLTGDPFAFFPDYEFKLAAADQQELALGRSEDALTLVIFTVTDDPRDIRVNLKAPVVINREKRLARQVILDNEKYSTRHRLEAS; encoded by the coding sequence GTGCATTCGAGCCGCTTTGGAACCGTCGAATATCATCCCGAGGACATCATCCGTTTTGAAGAGGGTTTGCCGGGATTTGAGAGAGAAAAACGGTTTATCCTCATCCCTTATGAAGACAAAGGGCTCTTCTTCTTTTTGCGCAGTTTGGACAACCCTGATCTCGAGTTTCTGACTGGTGATCCCTTTGCCTTTTTTCCCGATTATGAGTTCAAACTGGCGGCGGCGGACCAGCAGGAGCTGGCTCTTGGACGATCAGAGGATGCGCTCACCCTGGTCATCTTTACCGTAACGGATGATCCCAGGGATATCCGTGTCAATTTAAAGGCGCCTGTCGTCATCAACCGGGAAAAGCGATTGGCCAGGCAGGTGATCCTCGATAACGAAAAATACTCGACCCGCCACCGACTGGAGGCTTCATAG